Within Terriglobales bacterium, the genomic segment CTTGACTCGAGGGGCTGGCGCGGCTAAATCCGTGGCACTCCCGCCATGGGAGTGCTAACAACCGCGGCGCCGCGTGCCGGGCCGGACGGGTTGGAAAGCTTTTAAGACAATAACGTTTAGGAGCGATCATCATGGCGAATTTCCGCCCCCTGCACGACCGCGTCGTCGTCCGCCGCATCACTGCCGAGGAAAAGACCGCGGGCGGCATCATCATCCCCGACACCGCCAAGGAAAAGCCGCAGGAAGGTGAAGTTGTCGCTGCTGGTCCGGGTGCGCGCAACGAGGCCGGTCAGCTGGTGGCCCTGGATGTCAAGGCTGGCGACCGCGTGCTGTTCGGCAAGTGGTCGGGCACCGAAGTCAAGGTCGGTGGCGAAGACCTGCTGATCATGAAGGAATCCGACATTCTCGGTATCATCAACGCCTAATCCCGTAACAGCGTCCTGATGACGCAGCGGCGCCAGCCGCGCAGTCTGAATCAGGCCGCTCCAATATTAAGGAGCTACACACATGGCTGCCAAAGAAGTCCGCTTCGGCTCTGACGCCCGCGACCGCATGCTGCGCGGCGTCGACACCCTCGCCAACGCCGTCAAGGTGACGCTGGGTCCCAAGGGCCGTAACGTCGTCATCGAGAAGTCCTTCGGCGCCCCGCGCATCACCAAGGACGGCGTGTCCGTCGCCAAGGAAATCGAGCTGTCCGACACGTTCGAGAACCTGGGCGCGCAGCTGATCCGCGAAGTCGCCTCCAAGACCAACGACATCGCCGGTGACGGCACCACCACCGCGACCGTGCTGGCCCAGGCCATCGTGCGCGAGGGCGTGAAGGCCGTGGCCGCCGGGCTGAACCCGATGGACCTGCGCCGCGGCATCGACAAGGCGGTTGCCGCCGTGGTCGATGAGCTGAAGGCCCGCACCAAGAAGATCACCACCCCGGCCGAGACCGCCCAGGTTGGCACCATCTCCGCCAATGGCGAGACCGAGATCGGCGAGATGATCTCCAAGGCCATGCTGAAGGTCGGCAACGAGGGCGTGATCACG encodes:
- the groES gene encoding co-chaperone GroES — protein: MANFRPLHDRVVVRRITAEEKTAGGIIIPDTAKEKPQEGEVVAAGPGARNEAGQLVALDVKAGDRVLFGKWSGTEVKVGGEDLLIMKESDILGIINA